From Halotia branconii CENA392, the proteins below share one genomic window:
- a CDS encoding amino acid adenylation domain-containing protein: MEEMVINSNRAVEKNPGLTEQELHKILVEWNDTKVDYHQDLCVHELFASQVEKTPDNIAVVFDGQQITYQELNHRANQVAHYLQSLDVKPEVLVGICVERSLDAIAGLLGILKAGGAYLPLDPTYPQERLSFMVADAQLQVLLTQQKFVTEFSASKVQTICLDTDWELIDRQSQDNPNSYVTAENLAYVIYTSGSTGTPKGVAVPHRAVNRLVCNTNYVQLAASDRIAQASNTSFDASTFEIWGALLHGATLVVVPQNVVLSLQHFAEYIREQGISVLFLTTALFNQFARVVPQAFQSLRYLLFGGEAVDPKSVKAVLRNGAPQHLLHVYGPTENTTFSCWYLVKDVAKGVTNIPIGCPISNTQIYLLDSELQPVPVGTPGEIYLGGDGLAKGYLNRPELTKERFIKLGMGHGAWGIDDSCLSPCSQSLTLYKTGDLARYLPDGNIEFLGRVDHQVKIRGFRIELGEIETLLSQHPDVQQAVVIVREDIPGDKRLVAYIVPHQKLATNTITLKRFLEEKLPSYMVPAALMILDSLPLTVNGKVDRRNLPAPARTRPDLAETFVAPRNPIEEKLAAIWTELLGLDVIGVNDNFFHLGGHSLIATQMLARVREVFAVELFFPQIFTHPTIATLAQLIASEEQQRQRPVIQQIPHEGLLPVAFSQERIYFIQQLAPENSAYQFQATMRFKGRLDVSVLQRSLDEIVRRHEIFRTTYQEVNGRLYQVINPHEPISFAVIDLQPLPESERETAAQKLVDAEVQTHLDMTQLPIIKWVVFKLNDQDYILTHVEHHIAHDGWSFNVFLSELVELYHAFCAGQPSPLPELSLQFADYAHWQREWAKTAAAQAQLRYWQQKLSGIPPLLELPCDRPRPKEQTYNGDHIRMELPVDLCESLRVFSHQEGVTLFMTMLAAFKVLLHRYTGQDDIFVGSAVANRRMQEVEKLIGMIVNNLVLRTDVSGNPTVRELLERVRQVTMEAYANEDVPFDKVVEAIRPVRNLSHNPLFQVMFSFHNSAKPHLNFPGLDITLQEPASNKSAKFDLDFLVIPRFEQSVQHGAKTGAKGITLVLEYNSDLFDAETIQAMLEQYEQVLIEMVANPEQQIAQIPLVTPSQQKLLGEWNQTDREYTEKNCIHKLFEAQVELTPDAVAVEQDGQKLTYRELSDRANKIAHYLQSLGVKPETLVGICVERSLEMIAGLLGILKAGGAYVPLDPAYPQERIAEILADTQLRFLLTQDKFSDQLLVYSGKTICLDTDWRLIAPQSTANPISEVQLDNLAYIIYTSGSTGKPKGVTIEHCSLMNFVNTAIEEYGIKASDQVLQFASICFDTSIEEILPCLCVGATLVLRTEEMLNSSEDFWRCCQKWQLTVLDLPTAYWHQLVAELNPQDSRIPANLRTVIIGGEAVQLEKVQHWHSCVAHLSPAPQLFNTYGPTEATVVTTLERLTPAATSVSIGRAISNAQVYVLDRYLQPAPIGVPGELHIGGAGLARGYWQRPELTNEKFIEKAEGCRLYKTGDLVRFRTDGKLEYLGRVDNQVKIRGFRIELGEIEAVLRQHPQVLQTVAIPTARLAAIAHEEIPGQTCTEQSRSKRLVAYVVPQAVPPTIDELRDFLKQKLPNYMIPAAFMLLESIPMTANQKVDYRALPIPDFSRSTEDKFIAPRTLIEEKLVAIWSAVLRVENVGIHDNFFELGGDSILSIQLISKANQAGIQIAAKQLFKYQTIAELATVAGMTRQINAEQGLVTGSVALTPIQHWFFEQKLPEADYFNQSALLEVPSDLQPELLQQVVQQLLAHHDALRLRFVKEGENWLQINASVQESVPLSVFDLSHLSPAEQQTAIATTDAELQISLDLATGKIAQFALFQLGSDRPNYLLFIIHHLAVDGVSWRILLEDLATAYQQIIRGEVIKLPAKTTSWQYWSDRLTEYTQSQAVTQLDYWLSQSNIPVTALPLDYALSDENNIVSATASVSLALTEAQTRALLQDVPSAYNTQINDVLLTALVQSFTQWTGESSLLIDLEGHGREDLFEDVDLSRTVGWFTTLFPVGLQLQEINHPGEALKSIKEQLRRIPNRGIGYGGLRYLSENPTIREQLQSLPSAQVSFNYLGQFDQVLGVAKQFKSEQSLLNRRSHLLGISGFIRAGKLQMTWAYSDKIHKRETIEKLASGFMAALKTLINHCQSKDSQSYTPSDFSAAKINQTQLDKFLAKINKN; the protein is encoded by the coding sequence GTGGAAGAAATGGTGATTAACTCAAATCGTGCTGTCGAAAAAAATCCAGGTTTAACTGAGCAGGAATTGCATAAAATATTAGTGGAATGGAATGATACAAAGGTAGATTATCATCAAGATTTGTGCGTGCATGAATTATTTGCATCACAAGTAGAAAAAACACCAGATAATATTGCAGTCGTCTTTGATGGACAGCAAATTACTTATCAAGAGTTAAATCACCGAGCTAATCAAGTTGCTCATTATTTGCAATCTTTGGATGTTAAACCAGAAGTTCTGGTAGGGATTTGTGTAGAACGTTCCCTAGATGCGATCGCTGGCTTATTGGGGATTCTCAAGGCTGGTGGTGCATATCTTCCCTTAGATCCAACCTATCCCCAAGAACGTTTATCGTTTATGGTGGCGGATGCACAATTGCAAGTGTTATTAACTCAGCAGAAGTTTGTCACAGAGTTCTCTGCAAGCAAAGTACAGACGATTTGTCTAGATACGGATTGGGAATTAATTGATCGGCAAAGCCAAGATAATCCTAATAGCTATGTAACGGCAGAAAATTTAGCTTATGTAATTTACACATCTGGCTCTACAGGTACGCCCAAGGGAGTTGCTGTACCGCATCGAGCTGTAAATCGGCTAGTATGCAACACTAATTACGTACAATTAGCAGCAAGCGATCGCATAGCTCAAGCTTCAAATACTTCATTCGATGCATCCACATTTGAGATTTGGGGAGCGCTGCTACATGGAGCTACTTTGGTAGTAGTTCCTCAGAATGTTGTACTTTCACTCCAGCATTTTGCAGAGTACATCCGCGAACAAGGAATCAGCGTTTTATTTTTAACCACAGCCTTATTTAATCAGTTTGCTAGGGTTGTACCGCAAGCATTTCAAAGCCTGCGCTACTTGCTGTTTGGCGGCGAGGCGGTAGATCCCAAATCAGTGAAAGCAGTTCTGAGGAATGGCGCACCACAGCACTTACTGCACGTTTACGGCCCGACGGAAAATACAACATTCTCTTGTTGGTATCTAGTTAAGGATGTTGCAAAAGGAGTAACAAATATACCCATTGGTTGCCCAATATCTAATACACAAATATATCTACTAGACTCTGAACTCCAACCAGTTCCCGTTGGTACTCCTGGCGAAATCTATCTTGGCGGTGACGGCTTGGCAAAAGGTTACTTAAACCGTCCAGAGTTAACGAAGGAAAGGTTTATTAAATTGGGCATGGGGCATGGGGCATGGGGCATTGATGATTCTTGTTTGTCTCCTTGTTCCCAGTCTCTAACTTTATATAAAACGGGAGATTTAGCGCGGTATTTACCAGACGGTAATATTGAGTTTTTGGGGCGAGTTGATCATCAGGTAAAGATTCGCGGTTTTCGGATTGAATTAGGCGAAATTGAGACACTTTTGAGCCAACATCCGGATGTACAGCAGGCAGTGGTAATTGTCCGCGAAGATATTCCTGGTGACAAACGGCTAGTTGCTTATATTGTTCCTCATCAAAAATTGGCAACAAACACCATTACCTTAAAACGCTTTCTGGAAGAAAAGTTGCCGAGTTACATGGTTCCAGCTGCCTTGATGATTCTCGACTCTTTGCCCCTGACGGTTAATGGCAAAGTTGATCGTCGTAATCTCCCCGCACCTGCGCGCACGCGCCCCGATTTAGCAGAAACCTTTGTTGCACCTCGTAACCCGATTGAAGAAAAGTTAGCGGCTATCTGGACTGAGTTACTGGGACTCGATGTCATTGGAGTCAACGATAATTTTTTCCATCTGGGCGGTCATTCCCTAATTGCTACTCAAATGCTGGCGCGTGTCCGGGAAGTTTTTGCAGTTGAATTATTCTTTCCACAGATATTTACTCACCCGACGATCGCAACTCTGGCTCAACTGATTGCAAGTGAAGAACAACAACGTCAACGTCCAGTCATCCAGCAAATTCCCCATGAAGGACTCTTGCCAGTTGCCTTTTCTCAAGAGCGAATCTACTTTATCCAACAATTAGCACCAGAAAATAGCGCCTACCAATTCCAGGCGACAATGCGATTTAAAGGTCGCCTGGATGTCTCTGTATTACAACGCTCTCTTGATGAGATTGTGCGACGACATGAAATTTTCCGCACGACTTATCAAGAGGTAAATGGGAGGCTATATCAGGTAATTAACCCACACGAACCCATCAGTTTTGCTGTCATTGACCTCCAACCACTCCCCGAATCTGAACGGGAAACAGCTGCACAAAAATTGGTAGATGCAGAAGTGCAAACGCACTTGGATATGACGCAACTACCGATAATTAAGTGGGTTGTTTTCAAGTTAAACGACCAAGACTATATATTGACCCATGTTGAACATCATATAGCTCATGATGGTTGGTCTTTTAACGTCTTTTTGAGTGAGTTGGTGGAACTTTATCACGCCTTCTGTGCTGGTCAACCCTCCCCATTACCAGAACTCAGTTTGCAGTTTGCAGACTATGCTCATTGGCAGCGTGAATGGGCGAAAACCGCCGCAGCTCAAGCCCAATTAAGATATTGGCAACAAAAGTTATCAGGTATTCCGCCTTTGTTGGAATTACCCTGCGATCGCCCGCGACCCAAAGAGCAAACTTACAATGGCGATCATATCAGGATGGAGCTTCCGGTCGATTTGTGCGAATCTCTGAGAGTTTTCAGCCATCAAGAAGGTGTCACCTTATTTATGACGATGTTGGCAGCTTTTAAAGTGCTGTTGCATCGATATACTGGGCAAGACGATATTTTTGTCGGTTCTGCGGTTGCTAATCGCCGGATGCAGGAAGTTGAGAAGTTAATTGGCATGATTGTCAATAACTTGGTGTTACGCACTGATGTTTCAGGTAATCCCACAGTGCGGGAATTACTCGAACGTGTACGCCAAGTGACAATGGAAGCTTACGCCAACGAAGATGTACCATTCGATAAAGTGGTCGAAGCGATTAGACCAGTTCGCAACCTAAGCCACAATCCCCTGTTTCAGGTGATGTTCAGCTTCCATAATTCCGCCAAGCCGCATTTAAATTTCCCTGGCTTGGACATCACCTTGCAGGAACCAGCTAGTAACAAATCGGCAAAATTTGATCTTGATTTCCTAGTTATCCCCAGGTTTGAACAAAGCGTACAGCATGGCGCGAAAACAGGCGCAAAAGGAATTACCCTAGTTTTGGAATATAACAGCGACCTGTTCGATGCTGAAACCATTCAAGCGATGCTAGAGCAGTATGAACAGGTACTCATTGAGATGGTAGCTAACCCAGAACAACAAATTGCTCAAATACCTCTGGTTACTCCATCTCAACAAAAATTGCTAGGAGAATGGAATCAGACTGATAGGGAATATACCGAGAAAAACTGTATCCATAAATTGTTTGAAGCACAGGTAGAGTTAACACCGGATGCTGTAGCTGTGGAACAAGATGGGCAAAAATTGACTTACCGCGAATTGAGCGATCGCGCTAACAAAATAGCTCACTATTTGCAAAGTTTGGGAGTTAAACCAGAAACCCTGGTTGGTATCTGCGTTGAGCGTTCCCTAGAGATGATTGCTGGCTTATTGGGGATTCTCAAAGCTGGTGGTGCTTATGTTCCTCTCGATCCAGCTTATCCTCAAGAGCGCATCGCGGAGATTCTTGCAGATACTCAACTGCGCTTTTTGCTAACCCAAGATAAATTCAGTGATCAATTGCTAGTTTATAGCGGTAAAACCATTTGTTTAGATACGGATTGGCGATTAATTGCGCCACAAAGTACAGCCAATCCAATTAGCGAAGTTCAACTTGATAACTTGGCTTACATTATCTACACCTCTGGTTCTACAGGTAAACCCAAGGGGGTAACGATTGAACATTGCTCATTGATGAATTTTGTGAACACCGCCATTGAGGAATATGGCATCAAAGCTAGCGATCAGGTACTGCAATTTGCCTCAATCTGCTTTGATACATCCATTGAAGAAATCCTTCCTTGTTTGTGCGTCGGTGCAACCTTAGTTTTACGCACCGAAGAAATGCTCAACTCTAGTGAGGATTTTTGGCGGTGTTGTCAAAAATGGCAGTTAACTGTTTTGGATTTACCTACTGCATATTGGCATCAGTTAGTCGCGGAACTGAACCCCCAAGATTCCCGTATTCCTGCAAATTTAAGAACTGTAATTATTGGTGGTGAAGCCGTTCAACTAGAAAAAGTCCAGCATTGGCATAGTTGTGTGGCTCATCTTTCCCCAGCACCGCAATTATTCAACACTTACGGGCCGACAGAAGCAACGGTTGTCACCACATTAGAACGCTTAACCCCAGCAGCTACCTCTGTGAGTATTGGACGAGCGATTAGTAATGCTCAGGTGTATGTTTTGGATCGATATCTGCAACCAGCACCGATAGGCGTTCCCGGAGAATTGCATATTGGGGGAGCAGGATTAGCGAGAGGATATTGGCAACGTCCAGAATTAACCAATGAGAAATTTATTGAGAAGGCGGAAGGATGTAGATTATATAAGACTGGGGATTTAGTCAGATTCCGTACCGATGGCAAGCTGGAATACCTGGGTAGAGTTGATAATCAGGTGAAGATTCGCGGCTTCCGTATCGAGTTGGGGGAAATTGAAGCGGTATTGCGACAACATCCACAAGTTTTACAAACAGTTGCGATACCTACGGCACGCCTAGCGGCGATCGCACATGAGGAAATCCCCGGACAAACTTGTACTGAGCAAAGCCGAAGTAAGCGGCTGGTGGCTTATGTAGTACCGCAAGCAGTGCCACCAACTATTGATGAACTGCGCGATTTTCTCAAGCAGAAACTACCAAATTACATGATTCCGGCGGCGTTTATGCTGCTGGAAAGCATACCGATGACTGCTAACCAAAAGGTAGACTATCGTGCGCTACCAATACCCGATTTTTCTCGGAGTACGGAAGATAAATTTATTGCTCCACGCACACTGATAGAAGAGAAACTAGTGGCGATTTGGTCGGCAGTTTTAAGAGTAGAAAATGTTGGCATTCACGATAACTTTTTTGAATTGGGTGGCGATTCGATTCTCAGCATTCAGTTAATTTCTAAAGCTAATCAGGCGGGTATTCAAATTGCAGCTAAACAGCTATTTAAATATCAAACCATTGCTGAGTTAGCGACTGTAGCAGGTATGACTCGTCAAATTAACGCTGAACAAGGGTTAGTTACTGGTTCTGTTGCATTGACACCGATTCAACATTGGTTTTTCGAGCAGAAGTTACCCGAAGCTGATTACTTTAACCAGTCAGCACTGCTAGAAGTTCCCTCAGATTTGCAACCTGAATTATTGCAGCAAGTAGTACAACAGTTGTTAGCACATCACGATGCTTTGCGCTTGCGGTTTGTAAAAGAAGGGGAAAACTGGCTACAAATTAACGCTTCTGTTCAGGAATCTGTACCATTGAGCGTCTTTGATTTGTCGCACCTTTCGCCAGCAGAACAGCAAACAGCGATCGCAACTACGGATGCTGAACTACAGATTAGTTTGGATTTGGCTACGGGAAAAATTGCACAATTTGCCTTATTCCAATTAGGTAGCGATCGCCCTAATTATTTACTCTTCATCATCCATCACTTAGCAGTTGATGGGGTTTCCTGGCGGATTTTATTGGAAGACTTAGCGACTGCTTACCAACAAATTATTCGGGGTGAGGTGATTAAATTACCAGCGAAAACAACTTCTTGGCAATATTGGAGCGATCGCTTAACAGAATATACTCAATCACAAGCTGTCACGCAGTTAGATTACTGGTTAAGTCAATCTAATATTCCGGTTACAGCTTTACCATTAGACTATGCATTAAGTGACGAAAATAACATCGTATCTGCAACTGCGTCTGTATCCCTGGCTTTAACTGAAGCACAGACACGCGCTTTATTACAGGATGTACCTTCTGCATACAACACGCAAATTAATGATGTACTTTTGACTGCTTTGGTACAAAGTTTTACACAGTGGACAGGTGAAAGTTCTTTACTAATTGATTTAGAAGGACATGGACGGGAAGACTTATTTGAGGATGTAGATTTGTCGCGGACTGTTGGTTGGTTTACAACATTATTCCCTGTTGGGTTACAGCTACAAGAAATTAACCATCCAGGAGAAGCTTTAAAGTCCATTAAAGAACAACTGCGACGCATTCCCAACCGAGGAATTGGTTATGGTGGATTGCGATATTTAAGCGAAAATCCGACAATTCGTGAACAATTACAGTCGCTACCTTCAGCACAAGTTAGTTTTAATTACCTGGGACAATTTGACCAAGTTTTGGGTGTAGCTAAACAATTCAAATCAGAGCAAAGCTTACTAAATAGACGTAGTCACTTATTAGGAATTAGTGGCTTTATTCGTGCGGGAAAACTGCAAATGACTTGGGCTTATAGCGATAAAATTCACAAGCGAGAAACTATTGAAAAGTTAGCGTCAGGATTTATGGCGGCGTTAAAAACTCTCATTAATCACTGTCAATCAAAAGATTCTCAAAGCTATACTCCATCAGACTTTTCAGCAGCAAAAATCAATCAAACACAGCTAGATAAATTCCTGGCGAAAATTAACAAGAACTAG
- a CDS encoding nuclear transport factor 2 family protein, with protein MSTTITLSNLTDKKQLIVTFFAAVDSSDWNLLKNCFDENIIYERPGYQPFIGLDKLLRFYQYERIIASGQHYIEYIVIDNNYGACWGSFIGIHKNGSQLNERFVDVYSFKNGKFKTRRSYFFRPAV; from the coding sequence ATGTCAACAACCATTACTTTATCTAATCTTACTGACAAAAAGCAATTAATTGTCACCTTCTTTGCTGCTGTTGATTCTTCTGATTGGAATTTACTCAAAAATTGCTTTGATGAAAATATTATCTATGAACGTCCCGGTTACCAGCCTTTTATTGGGCTTGATAAACTCCTAAGATTTTATCAGTATGAGAGAATTATTGCCTCTGGTCAACATTACATTGAATATATTGTGATTGACAATAATTATGGTGCTTGCTGGGGGAGTTTTATTGGTATACATAAAAATGGCTCTCAACTTAATGAGCGTTTCGTGGATGTTTATTCTTTTAAAAATGGTAAATTCAAAACTCGACGTAGCTATTTTTTTAGACCAGCAGTATAA
- a CDS encoding amino acid adenylation domain-containing protein, with amino-acid sequence MQNIEDLYELSPMQQGMLFHTLYAPESEVYFEQLLCILCGDLNFPAFQQAWEQVVARHSVLRSSFYWEEIEKPLQMVSKRVVLPWVKLDWQNFTPDQQQQQLEEWLKSDRQKGFDLAQAPLMRFTIIQLGEQTYQFIWSHHHILFDGWSMQIILKEVLALYEANHRCENLRLQPVRPYREYIEWLQQQDSEQAKDFWRKTLQGLENSTLLAGNQGKGIYNEQRFQLSQTLTEKLQSIARQYHLTLNNLVQGAWALLISRYSGESDVVFGATVSGRPATLEQVDSMVGLLINTLPIRAKVTAKTELLAWLKQLQTQALEQEQYVYCSLADIQQMSDIPTGMSLFDSILVFENYPLDSHKQEIKKTLKISNISCFERTNYPLTVVINPGLELAGRIVYDTSCFDRQSITRMIGHFQTLLIGITANIQQDISQLSLLSAEEEAELISLENHQSKDSINYQCINVLFESQVEKTPNNIAVVYKEQSLTYQELNHRANQLAHYLKSLGVKPEVRVGICVERSLEMVIGILAILKAGGAYVPLDPAYPAERLAFMLEDTQTLILLTQTHLQNRLPLNNQTVVNLDQNWEVITQYQEDNLSIDVTPENLAYIIYTSGSTGTPKGTEVTHRSILGFMFGVDYIQLDANQIWLQHSSISWDGLTLEMWTPLLYGGRCVLYPDKIPTPEGLSQIIQEQRVNILWLTSAFFNLIIDQIPQSLLCVKQLLIGGESLSINHVRRALELLPATQIINGYGPSECTVFICCYPIPQKLSENANSIPIGQPIGDRIAYILDENLHRVPVGVPGELYVGGASIARGYLNQRQLTQEKFIPNPFIAGDTLYKTGDLVCRLNDGNLEFIGRIDTQVKIRGFRIELAEIEKSLIQHPHIQQVVAIAREDEPGKKLLTAYVVAKDNTLTSSNLRNFLKKKLPDYMIPAAFVVIFALPLTTNGKVNWRALPIPDITQRNLEVDFIAPSTPIEKELATIWTEVLKLTQVGVHDNFFELGGHSLLATQAISRLREVFALDFSLRYLFENPTIAELAQKVMEQQIEQAENDDLARILAEVDQLSEEEVTQQLLF; translated from the coding sequence ATGCAAAACATCGAAGACTTATATGAACTTTCACCTATGCAACAGGGGATGTTGTTTCATACCCTTTATGCACCTGAATCGGAAGTTTATTTTGAGCAGTTGCTTTGCATTCTCTGTGGGGATTTGAATTTTCCGGCTTTCCAACAAGCTTGGGAACAGGTTGTAGCGCGACATTCTGTGTTACGCAGTTCGTTTTATTGGGAGGAGATAGAAAAGCCTTTACAAATGGTGAGTAAGCGCGTGGTTCTTCCTTGGGTGAAGCTAGACTGGCAAAATTTCACACCTGATCAACAACAGCAGCAGCTAGAGGAGTGGTTAAAAAGCGATCGCCAAAAGGGATTCGATCTAGCTCAAGCTCCTCTGATGCGCTTTACAATCATTCAGTTAGGGGAGCAAACCTACCAATTTATTTGGAGTCACCATCATATTCTTTTTGATGGTTGGTCAATGCAGATTATCCTCAAAGAAGTTCTCGCTTTGTATGAAGCAAATCATCGATGTGAAAATTTACGCCTCCAACCTGTTCGCCCTTATCGAGAATATATTGAGTGGTTACAGCAACAGGATAGTGAGCAAGCGAAGGACTTTTGGCGAAAAACTCTTCAGGGGTTAGAAAATTCTACTTTATTGGCAGGTAATCAGGGAAAAGGAATATATAACGAGCAACGTTTTCAATTATCTCAAACGTTAACTGAAAAATTACAATCTATAGCGCGACAGTATCATTTAACCTTGAATAATTTGGTACAGGGTGCATGGGCGTTACTAATTTCCCGTTATAGTGGCGAAAGCGATGTAGTTTTTGGTGCAACTGTGTCAGGTCGTCCTGCTACCCTTGAGCAAGTAGACTCAATGGTGGGACTATTAATTAATACTCTTCCCATCCGTGCAAAAGTTACAGCCAAAACAGAATTATTAGCTTGGCTTAAGCAGTTACAAACCCAAGCTTTGGAACAAGAACAGTATGTTTATTGTTCCTTAGCAGATATTCAACAAATGAGTGATATTCCTACAGGAATGTCACTATTTGACAGTATTTTAGTATTTGAAAATTATCCGTTAGATTCTCATAAACAAGAAATCAAGAAAACCTTAAAAATTAGTAATATTAGTTGTTTTGAACGCACAAATTATCCTCTAACTGTGGTAATTAATCCTGGTTTAGAATTAGCTGGCAGAATCGTTTATGATACTAGCTGCTTTGATCGGCAGTCAATTACCCGAATGATTGGGCATTTCCAAACATTGCTCATAGGAATTACAGCTAATATCCAACAAGATATTTCCCAGCTATCTTTACTCAGCGCAGAGGAAGAAGCGGAATTAATTTCGCTGGAAAATCATCAATCAAAAGACTCTATTAATTATCAATGTATTAATGTTTTATTTGAATCACAGGTAGAGAAAACCCCTAATAATATAGCAGTTGTATATAAAGAACAATCTTTAACTTATCAAGAATTAAATCACCGTGCTAATCAATTAGCTCATTATTTAAAATCCTTGGGAGTGAAACCAGAAGTTCGTGTAGGAATTTGTGTTGAGCGTTCCTTAGAAATGGTGATTGGGATACTCGCTATTCTTAAAGCTGGCGGGGCTTATGTACCACTAGATCCCGCTTATCCGGCTGAAAGATTAGCTTTTATGCTGGAAGATACACAAACACTTATATTACTCACCCAAACTCATTTACAAAATAGGCTTCCACTCAATAATCAAACTGTAGTAAATCTTGATCAAAATTGGGAAGTTATAACTCAATATCAAGAAGATAATTTATCAATTGACGTTACTCCAGAAAATTTAGCTTATATCATTTATACTTCTGGCTCTACCGGAACACCAAAAGGTACAGAAGTTACCCATCGTAGCATTCTTGGTTTTATGTTTGGGGTTGATTATATTCAACTTGATGCAAACCAGATTTGGCTACAACATTCATCTATTTCTTGGGATGGACTCACGCTAGAAATGTGGACACCATTGCTGTATGGTGGACGCTGTGTACTTTATCCTGACAAAATTCCGACACCAGAAGGTTTAAGCCAAATTATTCAAGAACAAAGAGTTAACATCCTATGGCTAACTTCTGCATTTTTCAATTTAATCATTGATCAAATACCCCAAAGTTTATTGTGTGTTAAACAACTGCTCATTGGTGGAGAATCTCTATCTATAAATCATGTTCGTCGTGCCTTAGAATTACTACCAGCAACTCAAATAATCAATGGTTATGGGCCTTCAGAGTGTACCGTATTTATTTGTTGTTATCCTATTCCTCAAAAACTTTCTGAAAATGCCAATTCCATTCCCATTGGTCAACCCATTGGCGATAGAATAGCTTACATACTAGATGAAAATTTACATAGAGTTCCAGTTGGTGTTCCTGGCGAACTATATGTGGGTGGTGCGAGTATTGCTAGAGGTTATTTAAACCAGCGACAATTAACTCAAGAAAAATTTATTCCTAATCCTTTTATTGCAGGAGATACCCTTTACAAAACCGGAGATTTAGTCTGTCGTCTCAATGATGGGAATCTAGAATTTATTGGACGAATTGATACACAAGTAAAAATTCGTGGTTTTCGTATTGAATTAGCAGAGATTGAAAAAAGTTTAATTCAACATCCTCATATTCAACAGGTGGTAGCGATTGCGCGAGAAGATGAACCAGGAAAGAAATTATTAACAGCCTATGTAGTCGCAAAAGATAACACGCTAACTAGCAGCAACTTACGCAACTTTCTGAAAAAAAAGCTCCCAGATTACATGATTCCTGCTGCTTTTGTAGTTATCTTTGCTTTACCCCTAACTACTAACGGTAAAGTAAATTGGCGTGCTTTACCTATTCCCGATATTACGCAAAGAAATCTAGAGGTTGATTTTATTGCTCCTAGCACACCAATTGAAAAAGAACTAGCCACAATTTGGACTGAAGTTTTGAAGTTAACACAGGTGGGAGTTCACGATAACTTTTTTGAGTTAGGAGGACATTCTTTACTGGCTACTCAAGCGATTTCTCGATTAAGAGAGGTTTTTGCTCTAGATTTCTCTTTGCGTTATTTGTTTGAAAATCCAACTATTGCTGAACTGGCTCAAAAAGTGATGGAACAACAAATTGAGCAAGCAGAAAATGACGATTTAGCGAGAATTTTGGCAGAGGTGGATCAGTTATCAGAAGAGGAGGTGACACAGCAATTACTGTTTTGA